Genomic DNA from Aquarana catesbeiana isolate 2022-GZ unplaced genomic scaffold, ASM4218655v1 unanchor226, whole genome shotgun sequence:
accccccccccccccgtcatgtccgtcctcttcctccatagtcactgtgatgtcttttatctccagcagatgatgatacacatatatagtgtggaaacctagttTAACCCCTTCGGGGTCAGAACATTTCCTTAACTTTGGAGATGAGTCACCTTCTCACCTTAGCCGTCTCTTGTAACGAGGAATGAGATTCAGATTTGGGTTGTACTGAAACTGGGCCCCAGTTTTCAGGAATCTTTTTTTGGTCGAAGTtgatcaattattattattatgcagcacaacagtttgcacagcactttacactATAAAGGGTAGGTAATACAATTACAACAcggttcaatacagaaggaattggAGGGATCTGCTCATGGAGCTTTCAATGTAAAGGGAGGCGGAGGTGGTGCAGGAGTAATGGCTGTAGGGTATGATCtgacagtttttaggtggaggtcgGGTGGACTTCCCTGAATAAATTCCTTTTCAAACATCGCCTAAAGACAGACAGGATAGGAGCTAACcagacatactggggtagggagttccagagaacgGGAGAGGTTCTGtaaaagtcctgaaggtgagcatgagaggaggtaacaagggagctaaagagcaagATGTCCTGgaaggagcagagaggacgatttaggCGATATCTTAAGATGAGATTGGTAATGTAGCTGGGGACAgtgttgtgggtggctttgtatgttgtggttagtattttgaattatatATGTTGGGCTAaaggaagccagtgaagagattggcagggAGGGGCATTAGTCATGaatcggttagtaaggtgtattagtctagcagcagcattcataattgATTGAAGGTGGATAACAGGAGCGTCATCtaaactttattttaataaaaaggttCACCTATTAATATACtacaaggtgaccactacacacatacgGTAGCACTGACCtaactatctggcactgtgcatgggAGATAATAACAACAGGACAGAGACACTTCTGTCACTAGACTTCAGATACACACAGGAGCAGCaacagttaaactattagaacacaGGAACACTTACCTAATAGTCTCTCCTTCTGGTCGGGATGAGATGCCGCAGCATCTGCTCCTAAGTGGAAGGACATGTGGTCCAATTATGTTCCTATTTCCTTAAAACTCCTCTTTATAAATTACTACAGTCGACTAATCAGGGTTTCTGAAACATCTAGCAGAGATAGGAATTACCTTTTTATAACCAATTGGCTCTGTGATTATTATTTAGCAACAGCCATTTACAAATACAAATGCTGGAGGGAAGCAGCCCCTACACATGTGCCAATTCCTACTAAGGACAGCCCGACTATTAACCTCTTGCATTGGCATCCTAATATTGTACAACCAATACAGTCCAGATAATTATCTGTCTACAGAGAAACCTACAtggatcacatgaccacatcaatgaggatggaggaggaccggaatcacatgactgagaggatactaaacctcacagtggagatcatctacctgctgatcggagaggtgaggaggattctgggaggtctcatgacatcattcttatctctattaataaaatgcagacctgaccggagaggtgaggaggatactGGGAATGTGATATGATATTACTCTTTTTGCTtaaatacagagatttcctcctgtgaagtctgaagatcacatgaccatcacagtgcctccacctcactccctgacacctgagagacacaacatgcagaagattatAGAAGTTATCaggaagatgatggagctgctgacaggagaggtgagcggtgctgggaattctgggacattatccagtaacagacaagggatgtgtctggatggtgactgtatcattgtgtgtgtcaggttcctataaggtgtcaggatgtcactgtctatttctccatggaggagtgggagtatttagaaggacacaaggatctctacaaggacgtcatgatggacaatcagccgcccctcacatcaccgggtaagaggagactttattgtaaaggagagagcagtacggagggtccacctagatcccccatcatctgataaacacatagaaacaatgtattcagtcagtgtgtgtgtttcctacagatggatccagtaatgggaacccaccagagagatgtccccgtcctctgtattcccgggattccacacaggaagatcacaccatccctcaccatcatcaggtagataaggaacaatcactgatagtatcattaggatctgtacattatctgcattgttacaattgatgtcattttttattGTAATATTCAGAGTGgagacctgagagattctaaagttgagattAAAGAacagataaaagaggaggatgatgtgaTGGAGGCGCCAGAGTCTCTAACAGGACACAAAGATTTGTACCAGAACACCGTGGTGGagacatccagctacagaaacccaccagagagatgtccctatACTCTGTATTCCCAGGAGTCTACACCGAAAgctcacaccatccctcaccatcatcaggtcaGTGGAGTTGGGGGtctggaacataaagtgattgaacactctgacatgtggagacgatgtgtggactctacaagatgatattttctatgtgatctcacatcataaatacttctattttacagatgttattttctgccattctgttggtttttagggtgaagatctgatggacatgaaagttgagggtgaagtagaagagttgtatgtgagggatgatcagcaatatatagtggaggctggaatgacgaggacGTTTAAAAAGGAGGACATTCCTACAGAGATTAGCACAGGTGAtctgttactgcacactgattggtccagagcagGGTGGGAGATGAGTGATATCACCTAATAATAGGCTGATAATGTTCCTGATACCCATCCTGCACATTAGGTCTCATTTTCTCTCAGATGAACCCCCTTCTATTTGTTACAGCCACAATTTGTGTACTCATACATGATTTATGTAGATTCTGGGGTACATCTGGCAGTATTAGGTTGTGTTTCACTAGTCACAACATCTCAGATATGATAACACAGATTGTGGCTTTCTTAGGTTGGTCCCTCCTCTTTAAGCTGATTTATAGCTGACCATTTATAATAACACTCTATTTGTCGTCTTGCTCAGATGAAAAGTGAATAGTAAAATAATTGAAACTCCCCACCTAGGCCGATCTTTGAACCTCTTGTTTATTAGCGATCACACAACCTAATGCCTAGGCTTATCGTTGCGTGAAGAGCATTCACCTCCCTCTCTtcattggttcctgctcttctgacaATGCTGTGTGAATGTAGAAGTGATCTGAGCGGAAGCCCTTTGATTAAAGAGGGGAAGTCATAGCTAGTTGGATCATCCACAAAGAACATCTGCCCACTCAAGTCTACCTGATTCAATTAGAGTCATGAGTTAAATGAACTAACCATCTCATATGTATTGatcctgtttttatatttttccaggacacgccatggagaaaccctcaaaggatcgtctccctttatctccaggttgtaaaatggaagatgaggacatcacaagaGATTGTgcaggagaaaagacaatgagccCAGCTATGGATGGTGGACTTCGAAGTGTGGATAGACCATCCAATTCCTTTGACACTGAGCAACCTCGTATTATGAGGGATGGTGCTGGATTTCAGAGGGAGAAGAAATTTTCTTGTCCTGAATGTGGGGATAGTTTTAGCTCTGAATTAGGTCTTACTATACATCAGATATCTCACACCGGTGGGAAGCTTCATTCCTGTtttgagtgcggaaaatgtttcttTCATAAATCAGAACTTGTCATACATTGCAGATCTCATAAGGGCAAGAAGTCAAATTCCTGCcccgaatgtgggaaatgttttacatgGAAATCAaaacttgtcacacatcagagaactcacacgggggagaagccgtattcctgtcctgaatgcgggaaatgtttttcacagagatCAGTTCTTGTtagacatcagaaatctcacacaggagagaagccatattcctgccctgagtgcgggaaatgttttttacacaaATCAGACCTTcttaaacatcagagatctcacacaggggagaagccgtattcttgtcctgagtgcgggaaatgtttttcacggttGTCCACACTTTACTCACATCAGAAGATTCACGCAGACAAAAACCCTGAGTGCGGGAACTTTTTTTCATGGCAATCAGACCTTGCTCTGCATCAGAGACTGAACATAGGGAGAGGTCATGTTCTTGCCCCTAGTGAGGAAAATGTTTTTTATGGAAATCAGAGCTTGCTATACAACAGCGATCTCACAGAGGGTTGTAGAGAAGAGCAAACGCACATGGGTTCAGTTTGTGAGAGGTTCTTCTAACTGCTCCTAAGTTCTGAATGCTAATCCGAACCTTACTGAAGTAATCGGGAgcataatctttaaaaaaaatttaggccACTTTTAGGTCTAATAGGCAAGTGATCGTCACACAAAGCATTCAGAGCTAGGCATTGtcctaggggacatgtaccaatgcaaacatacaaaaaaaacccaaTTCCGTTCAGTGGGGATTCCAGAACATAGGAGTGGAGCAGGTTGaagggcagcctgaatatttatcggTTTGAGACAATCCCTTGGAGAGggagtgcccagtaggtggctgcagaGCACATAAATAGTCCGGGGCATAGAGCAGTCTTGTTCTTGTcctggaggagaagttcccagcctggagggctgctgcccctgcccccacccccccaggcagCTAAGCTGAAAATTAGCTGAGCTCATGGAGGCCCCTGCTACGCTAAGAACCTCTGAAGCTAAACCAAGGATTTCACCTAGGATTCGGCCTGGAGAGTCCCCTAAGGAAATGTCTGCCTCACAATGGAAGGAGGCACCCAAGGACTTGTGAGCAAAGATTGAATGCAGAATCTGGGTGACTGTTGCCGCTGTTAACCCCTGGTGCACTAACAtgaaggcttgcctggcctggaatGTTGCTTGTGGTGTCCCAGTGATGTCCATTCCCTGAGTTATtgctgaagggactgttctaagaagCAGCTGCAGAGTGAAGAGAGTCCTCCTATTACTGTTCAgcgttctggagtatcccacaccTCTCTATGCCCTATCTAAGTTTGTTCAGCAATAAATGTTAAAAAGGCAACTCCTAGACTGTTTCTTGAGTCAGAAGAGTgaatgttgctgtgtgcctggctgctgctgCACTAGTGGGAGAGGAACCGGGAACAAAATTAGTGGGCCCTTTCGGGGGTGAGCGCTACTCTAGTATAGATTATAAGGGGGgtgtcagtgctgggctcagcccttccttgtctgagctggccactcagctgttggctaattcccagctcctatctctccacagttactcagctgttgatgatatcctgctcgtcagtcctgcctacttaagccgtccagcccagaggatttct
This window encodes:
- the LOC141121598 gene encoding uncharacterized protein, with protein sequence MDHMTTSMRMEEDRNHMTERILNLTVEIIYLLIGERFPPVKSEDHMTITVPPPHSLTPERHNMQKIIEVIRKMMELLTGEVPIRCQDVTVYFSMEEWEYLEGHKDLYKDVMMDNQPPLTSPDGSSNGNPPERCPRPLYSRDSTQEDHTIPHHHQSGDLRDSKVEIKEQIKEEDDVMEAPESLTGHKDLYQNTVVETSSYRNPPERCPYTLYSQESTPKAHTIPHHHQGEDLMDMKVEGEVEELYVRDDQQYIVEAGMTRTFKKEDIPTEISTGHAMEKPSKDRLPLSPGCKMEDEDITRDCAGEKTMSPAMDGGLRSVDRPSNSFDTEQPRIMRDGAGFQREKKFSCPECGDSFSSELGLTIHQISHTGGKLHSCFECGKCFFHKSELVIHCRSHKGKKSNSCPECGKCFTWKSKLVTHQRTHTGEKPYSCPECGKCFSQRSVLVRHQKSHTGEKPYSCPECGKCFLHKSDLLKHQRSHTGEKPYSCPECGKCFSRLSTLYSHQKIHADKNPECGNFFSWQSDLALHQRLNIGRGHVLAPSEENVFYGNQSLLYNSDLTEGCREEQTHMGSVCERFF